A single region of the Chionomys nivalis chromosome 5, mChiNiv1.1, whole genome shotgun sequence genome encodes:
- the Mpz gene encoding LOW QUALITY PROTEIN: myelin protein P0 (The sequence of the model RefSeq protein was modified relative to this genomic sequence to represent the inferred CDS: substituted 1 base at 1 genomic stop codon): protein MAPGAPSSSPSPILAALLFSSLVLSPALAIVVYTDREVYGAVGSQVTLHCSFWSSEWVSDDISFTWRYQPEGGRDAISIFHYAKGQPYIDEVGTFKERIQWVGDPRWKDGSIVIHNLDYSDNGTFTCDVKNPPDIVGKTSQVTLYVFEKVPTRYGVVLGAVIGGILGVVLLLLLLFYLIRYCWLRRQATLQRRLSAMEKGKFHKSSKDSSKRGRQTPVLYAMLDHSRSTKAASEKKSKGLGESRKDKKXRLAGRAGGRGSATESSKGSQVVVIEMELRKDEQSSELRPAVKSPSRTSLKNALKNMMGLESDK from the exons TGCTGTCCCCGGCCCTGGCCATTGTGGTTTACACAGACAGGGAAGTCTATGGTGCTGTGGGCTCCCAGGTGACCCTGCACTGCTCCTTCTGGTCCAGTGAATGGGTCTCAGATGACATCTCTTTTACCTGGCGCTACCAGCCTGAAGGAGGCCGAGATGCCATTTCG ATCTTCCACTATGCCAAAGGACAACCTTACATTGACGAAGTGGGGACCTTCAAAGAGCGCATCCAGTGGGTGGGGGACCCTCGCTGGAAGGACGGCTCCATTGTCATACACAACCTTGACTACAGCGACAATGGCACTTTCACCTGTGATGTCAAAAACCCACCAGACATAGTGGGCAAGACTTCTCAGGTCACGCTCTATGTCTTTGAAAAAG TGCCCACTAGGTATGGGGTGGTGTTGGGAGCCGTGATCGGGGGCATCCTCGGGGTggtgctgttgctgttgctgcttttctacctgattCGGTACTGCTGGCTGCGTAGGCAGGCGACCCTGCAGAGGAGGCTCAG TGCCATGGAGAAGGGGAAATTTCACAAGTCTTCCAAGGACTCCTCGAAGCGCGGGCGTCAG ACGCCAGTGCTGTATGCCATGCTGGACCACAGCAGAAGCACCAAAGCTGCCAGTGAGAAGAAGTCTAAAGGGCTGGGGGAGTCTCGCAAGGATAAGAAATAGCGGTTAGCGGGCCGGGCGGGGGGTCGGGGGTCTGCGACGGAGTCCTCCAAAGGCTCTCAGGTGGTGGTCATCGAGATGGAGCTTCGTAAAGATGAACAGAGCTCAGAGCTCCGGCCTGCAGTCAAGTCCCCCAGTAGAACCAGCCTCAAGAACGCCCTCAAGAACATGATGGGCCTGGAATCGGACAAATGA